TTATCGGGACCAATCTTGAGAGAGGAGCTGAAGTTGTCGAGGAGCTGAATCAAGTGCGTGTCTCTCCTAATCAATCATTTCAGTTTATTGCCATGGATGTTTCGAATCACGATCAAGTGCAGGAGAGTGTTGATGCGCTCTTAAAGTCGTGGGGGGCAATCGATATATTAGTCAATAATGCCGGGATCACCCGTGATAAGCTACTTATGAAGATGTCTGAAGAAGATTGGGACCGCGTGCTTGATGTCAATTTGAAATCGGCTTTTAATTTTTGTAAAGCGGTGATTCGGCCCATGATGAAAGCCAAAGAAGGCAAGATCATCAACATCTCTTCTGTCATTGGCTTGACAGGAAATCCCGGACAAGTTAATTATTCTGCTTCTAAATCGGGTATGATCGGACTTACGCAATCTCTTGCTAAAGAGGTTGCTTCAAGGGGGATCTGTGTTAATTGCATTGCTCCGGGCTTTATTCAAACAAAAATGACTGACGCTCTAAATGAGGGTCAAAAAGAAGCCATTACTCAAAAAATTCCCATGCAGAAATTGGGGCAAGTTGAAGATATTGCAAATGCATGCCTCTTTTTGGCGTCATTTCTTTCTGATTATGTAACGGGAGAAGTTATTGCCGTTGATGGAGGATTAACAGCTTAGTCTGCATTTCTCACAAAGTTGGGAAGAAGAGCTGCAGCCCGATATACCGGCTGTCAAGGATTGGCCTCCATTCAAAGTCATCTTTAAAAGAGATGAG
This window of the Simkaniaceae bacterium genome carries:
- the fabG gene encoding 3-oxoacyl-[acyl-carrier-protein] reductase, which translates into the protein MVLLVDQKKALITGATAGIGRGIAIAFAKNGADVAIIGTNLERGAEVVEELNQVRVSPNQSFQFIAMDVSNHDQVQESVDALLKSWGAIDILVNNAGITRDKLLMKMSEEDWDRVLDVNLKSAFNFCKAVIRPMMKAKEGKIINISSVIGLTGNPGQVNYSASKSGMIGLTQSLAKEVASRGICVNCIAPGFIQTKMTDALNEGQKEAITQKIPMQKLGQVEDIANACLFLASFLSDYVTGEVIAVDGGLTA